The DNA region tttatttatttatttttaatttatggctatgttgggtcttcgtttccgtgcgagggctttcactagttgtggcaagtgggggccactcttcatcgctgtgcgcgggcctctcactatcgcggcctctcttgttgcggagcacaggctccagacacgcaggctcagtaattgtggctcacgggcccagctgctccgcggcatgtgggatcctcccagaccagggctcgaacccgcgttccctgcattagcaggcagactctcaaccactgcgccaccagggaagccccgtattttttaattaaggcatgttcattgttttttagacataatgccattgcacatttaatagactacagtataatgtaaatgtagcttttatatgcactgggtaaccaaaaaattcgtgcaactcactttattgcagtggtctagaactgaatctgcaatatctctgaggtatgcctgtatttacaAGGTTACTGACTgctcctttttctatttctagtcTGCTACTGAGCCTAcatagtgaatttttcatttcagttactgtactcTAGAATTTTCACTTCATGCTTTTTTAGCAGTTTATGTTTCAAGATTCCATGCCaggtttttcatttcttctttggataCATTTAGAACAGCTGTTTTGAAGCCTTTGGGGCAAAATCCAATACCTGGGTCCACTAGAAATTAGTTTCCATGAACTTTTTCTGAATATGGGTcatattccctctttttctgttttgttttgtttacatgtCTAATTTTTGCTAGAAACCAGAATGTCATGAGTAATATGTTATAGTAATCTGgattctgtatgtctgtttttctgaggattattgttttttgttgttgttctagcAGACGATTAACTTGCTTGGAATCAAACTTCAAactctgccctccctgcccctccacttCCACCCCAAGTGTGAAGCAGCTGATAGCTAGGTCCCTTAAGCTTCCACCTGCTGCTTTTTACCCTGGTCCCATGATGGGAGGTAGATTCCCACTGTGTTCATGTACTTTAGCTCTCAAAGAAAttggtatatatttatacttagaTTTGGGGGCTGACTTTCTGCAGTTCTctttctttcagtgtttcaccCCTTATACTTCCTGCTGCTTTTTGTTAGCTCCAGCTTCTGACACCTCAGTCCAATaaggcttcagttttcttctgcTTAAGCTATGAGCAGGTTGTGGAACGCTGTTAATCAAAAATGCAGAAATCTCCAAATCTCACTAGGTACActtctatttttcaaaactcttttctGGTGTCTTTCTGTTTGCTCTTTGCTAAGCCTCCTGTTATCTCTCTAACAATTGCTTAGTTTAACTATCAACCTGGAGTTATGGCAGAGTTTATACTCAGATTTGGGGTCTCATTTTTCCTGTAGTTCTTTCACTTCCAGAATTTATCGCTAAATCTCCAGCTCATCTGCCAGCCCTCAGTTCTGTCCCCTGTCACCTTTGAGGAAGCTCTTCACCTGAAGAGCTATGGGCTTTGGGGTACCTTCATGCAAAAAAGCCACAAACCTAACAATTCTTACTCATTGCTGCCCTTTAAGGATAAACTCTCCTCCAATTTTTGCTTGAACAATTCACTCTATTATTACTGGATGCCCAAAGTTGTTCCCatgcattttaaaactatattcttCCTGCATAACACATTAATcttgaagaggaaaaaatttaCTTCCTCAGTGAAGCCTGAAAAATTGTTCTGCCCTTGTAATACACTGTTGTCTTGTACATACTTCTGTTATAGTACCCATAACACCTTCTTGTAGATTTGTGTTGACACATACTTTCTTGAAGGTATGTGTTACATGCTTTGAGGTTGTAACTTCTTGTGAACAGGGACAGTGTTTTGTATATCTTGGCACCCTAGTAAACTAGTCCAATTTGGTGTTACAAAGTGACttcacaataaacatttttagaatgagttattaaataaatttggtgGCAAGTACTTCTACCTGATTTTGTTTCCCTTACTATTTAgatcacaaaacaagaaaaatggtaGGCATTCTTTACAAGTTTCATAAGAATGCCACAAAGGAACAGGATCAAAACTAGTCCCCAGTTTCTCGTCAATTTGTTCTGATCACAGTTCCAAACTATTACAGGGATCAGTGTCATTCAAAGATGTGACTGTGGACTTTAGTCAGGAGGAGTGGCAGCACCTGGATCCTGCTCAGAAGATGCTATACATGGATGTGATGTTGGAAAACTATTGCCACCTCGTTTCTGTGGGTAAGAAAAACTCTCTTTGAAACTTTCAGTAGCATGCATTTCCTTTCAAGATGCCTAAAATATGTGTGATCTTGATTTCAGGGATAAGAGGTGATGCATTCTTTTTGGTTGACAGAAAGGATGATTGTGTCTTCACTTGCATAGTGCAAGGTGTTAAATTTACTGTTACACAAAGGAGTATCTTAATTTGCAGTACTGAAAATTACCTTATTGATTTTTCAAAGGTATTGACGCCTAAGCAACTTAATCCAAATTTTCCCTTAATCAGGGTGTCACATGACCAAGCCTGACGTGATCCTCAAGTTGGAACGAGGAGAAGAGCCATGGACATCGTTTACAGGTCATACCTGTTTAGGTGAGTTTCTGACTCTCAGGAAGATGAAATCtagtggaaaataaatttaaagtggtCACGTGGTGGGTGACACCTTTGAAATATTTTGGTAGTGTCTTTTTAAAGGTTCCTAACCATTGAAATGACTATTGTGCctgcaaaaaatttaaatcactttCAAATGTCACTCTCCCTATATAATAGACTTTCTTAGTTTGCTTGGTGTTATCAAAGATAGTTGCCAGTCTTAATCAAAATTAAGTCTTCCTTCTTTTagatctttttccttccttcttatagatcttttttcttgatttgtatccttttttagCTTTCTAGGTCCCTTATCTTTTAGCCATTGAATAGATTTCTTCTAGGCATTTTTAAATCtatctttaagaaagaaaattcggggcttccctggtggcacagtggttgagaatctgcctgccaatgcaggggacacgggttcgagccctggtctgggaagatcccacatgccgcggagcacctaggcccgtgagccacaactactgagcctgcgcgtgtggagtctgtgctccacaacaagagaggccgcgatagtgagaggcccgtgcaccgcgatgaagagtggcccccacttgccccaagtagagaaagccctcgcacagaaacgaagacccaacacagacaaaaagaaagaaagaaagaaagaaatttaaaaaaaaaaaagaaaaaagaaaaaaaattcttggctaatatttctcttcttagttgctttttctttccctttcttttacaGTATTTCAGATTTGTTTGCTATGCTAACTCTAAGTTCCCATTCTCACCATGAGTCTAGCTATTAATTTTAAAGCTCACTCGTCCTGGCGAAGACTGATAATTccatagttaccattttcttcCATTAAACTTTCATGGTTCATTGTTATACGGCTGATCATCTTTCCTGAAATCATCCCTTGGTTTGGGTAAAACACTGAATCATTCTTATCCTGATTCTCTAAGTGATTATTTATTTCCAACTTAGTCCGTTTTTTTTACCACTCTGGCCATattgcctggaacagtgcctcaTACATAATAgtcacacaacttttttttttttaatgtatattgttTCACTGGACTCTCagtcttatttctctaatttgtCCTCAAGAGATCTACCTTTCAATTATAGTAGTCTCATCCACTCTCAGAACTTAAGCTCCTTGTTTTATATGGAGAACCTCTAACACCAACATACTCGGCACAGTCCTCCCACCTTCACTCTAGTCCTTCACAAGTTCTGCACTATGATGCCTCACCTGTTTTGTGATAATaagttgaaaatgaaaatcaccaaCTTTCCTAGCTCTTAAATTCTTTCCCATTAactatttccaaattattttgttCCTGCCATGATACCAACTTGACTGTCTCTGTCATAATCTCTTGTGGATCTCTTCACAAGTTGTGTTTATCAGCCCGTGAAATATATTTACATCctcccatgtttttattttttactcacaTCATACAAAATGACAGCTACCTTATTTCATGTCTTGCATATGGTAATTACAATTTGTTTTTGCTATAATTTTTGTCctaattttttcaatttatattgtTACTTTCCTGACAAGCTATATCATCACTTGTTCCCCACTACTTATTATTATAGGAAATTGAAATTTTCCTTCATACAGGGACTACCATAATAAGCCCTTATCTGGTCTTTTcaactttatttctctcttttgtggAAAATACTTGCTAATTTCCACTTCATCTAGTCTCCTAAATGTTCTCTATACATGTAGGGTCTGTCATGATGTCTGTACTTTTCATTGTGTTCACCCTTCCGTATAGTGTATATCTTTGACGTCTTGagatttcttctcctttctatttcttgattACTCCCCAACATATCCACCTTTCCTTTTTCTGAATTTCCATGCTGCTTACTAACTGTAACACACACAGCTCTTGGATGTTATATAATTTGATACTTGATTGTACATGGTTTATGCTTAAGGATTCTTTCTTTCAAAGATAAGATCCTCTGTATCTTCTTTGCCATAGTATACAACATTTTAAGTAGTCAGTAGTtgcttcattttctgtttatGGAGCTATACAGGGGAGATCTCTTTTTCCTCCATTCATAAAGTATGTACTGATAAGTCCTTTCAGAAGTACTTGCTCAGGCCATGGCTCTGTACATTCTGATTCAAATGGTTGGATTCTAACAAACACTACCTATCTATGATATGCAGTGTTAATGTAAACTCAGAACAGTACAAAGGCGATAACCAATAAAGTATTCCTTTATGAGAAAGGATTACTGTCAAAGTCTgcatttttcatgaaatatttatgataCAGTGTAAGCTTGTAAAAAGAtttgttaaaattctttttctagacCATAGTTATTTTCAAGTTATacagaaataatgaataaagtgGTGGTGGGATATATGTGAAGGGTTTTGATATCATGGAGTAGTAACATTTTCTTGAAGATTCTCTAAATATGATTAGAAATAAGACTGGAAGGCAAGTCAACTGATTAAAAGAACATGAGCAAAAGCATGTGATTAGGGATAAGGGAGGTATTTATAGGGCAGTAAATATTAGGTTTTGATTGTTATGGGTGAGATTTTTCTCATTCAGGGATATGTGGATAACCCTGAAAACTTGTTTGAATATAAAAAGTAAGTCTAGGTAATGTAAAGTTTTGTTTACAGGAGAAATTCCTTGTATGTTAGTATTGTGGGTAATGGACTCAAGGAAGAAATAGGTTTTTGAACCTAGATTTAACGTTGTTTCACTAGATGTGGATGATTGCAAAGCAAAAGAGTCAAATATAGTTCTaaatttataagagaaataaaggtTAAGATTAATGAGTGATTTAGGACCAGAGTGAACAATCTTTCTGGTCCCCCATGTGGAAAACTGGAGTTAAGAATTTTACTGTATTGGGGAAAGACTTGAATCTTTCTTTAAACCTCTAAGTTAGCACTTGAAAAGAAGAATAGTTATAGTTAATGGTCATGAGAGTTTTGTTATTGaacaattctgaaagaaaatagtaacaaCACTGGTGAACATACCCCTAGTCTGTTTTAAAGTTCCTGTTGGGAGTGTTTTCCTACTATTTCCCTCACAAGAAAAAATGATCCCCAGCTATATAGAGGATTATAAACACTAGGAAAATAGTTGATGCTTGGAAAGATTTATTGGTGGGTGTGTGGAAAGAGGGTGGTGGAACAACTTGGAAGTATTTTACCTCACAGTCTAGGgatgaatatttaaaagtataggCTCAGGGGGATTCCcaggtgatccagtggttaggaatccacacttccactgcagggggcgcaggttcaatccctgctcagggaactaagatcccacatgccacatggtgcggcataaagaaataaagaaataaaagtataggCTCTGATCTGTGTCCTTCAAATGCCTTCCTCTAAAATTTTCCCTGAACAAACTTTTCTGATAATTTTTCTTGTTCATCCTACTTAAATCTTAATGCTCTTGAAAGGTTCACTTCATTGCCTCTGAATCCACCTATCCAAGCATGAATTCCTCTTCcactattcttttgtctcttctccTTACTGCTTCATGTGTTTGTTTCACTTTCTGTATGAAGTTCTGGTGCAAAATGCAAATGTTACTAGCGTTCAttacttatttttcatctttttccacACTGAGGCAGAGTTTTTAATTTAGGTTCCATGTCTTTTCCCAGGCAAGGAATAATTTGTCATTGGTCTTTTTTGGCCTCATGTACTAGACCCTATTACAATTCCTTTCCATAGCAAATGTGTGAAGATTCACAAATTGTTGTTAATTATATTCTTTCCTAGAAGAAAAGTGGAAAGCTGAAGACTTTTTAGTGAAATTCAAGGAACAACAAGATAAGTTTTCTAGATCAGTTGTATTAATCAACCACAAAAAACTGATTAAGGAGAACAGTAGTGCATATGAAAAGACATTTACTTTAAGCAAAAACCCTATTAATTCAAAAAACCTACCTCCTGAATATGACACtcatggaaagatttttaaaaatgtttcagaattaATCATCAGTAATCTAACTCCTACAAGAAAGAGACTTAGTGAGCATAATGGATATGGGAAGTTACTCCTCAGTACTAAGCCAGAGACAGCTCACTCTGGAGTCAAATCCCATAATCAACATGGTAGGACTGTCAGTCATAATGAAATGATTATGCAATATCATGAGATAGAAACTCCAGCACAGTCATTTGGATATAATGACTGTGAGAAATCCTTCCTTAAAAAAGGAGGCCTAATTACACATAATAGAGCTTACAGAAGGGAAAAACCATCTGAATATAATAAAAGGAGAAGAACAACCAATATTGAAAAAAAGCATATATGCACTGAATGTGGGAAGTCCTTCTGCAGGAAATCAGTATTGATTCTGCATCAGGGAATTCACACAGAGGAGAAACCCTACCAATGTCATCAATGTGGAAATTCATTTAGAAGGAAATCATATCTCATTGATCATCAgagaactcacactggagagaaaccctttgTTTGTAATGAATGTGGTAAGTCCTTCCGCCTAAAGACAGCCCTCACTGATCATCAGAGAACTCATACAGGGGAGAAATCATATGAATGTCCACAATGTAGGAATGCCTTCAGATTGAAGTCACACCTCATTCGTCATCAGAgaactcacacaggagagaaaccatatgagTGTAATGACTGTGGGAAGTCTTTCCGCCAGAAGACAACACTCTCCCTACATCAGAGGattcatacaggagagaaaccctatatTTGTAAAGAATGTGGGAAGTCCTTTCACCAGAAGGCAAACCTTACTGTACATCAGAGAACTCATACAGGGGAAAAGCCCTATAtttgtaatgaatgtgggaaatccttcTCCCAGAAGACAACCCTCGCTCTTCATGAGAAGACTCATAATGAAGAGAAACCTTATATTTGTAATGAGTGTGGAAAATCCTTCCGCCAGAAGACAACCCTTGTGGCACATCAGAGAACACATACAGGGGAAAAATCCTATGAATGTCCTCACTGTGGGAAGGCTTTTAGAATGAAGTCATACCTCATTGATCATCACAgaactcacacaggagagaaaccatatgaatgtaatgaatgtgggaaatctttcaGTCAGAAGACAAATCTCAATctacatcagagaattcatacaggagagaaaccctatatTTGTAATGAGTGTGGGAAGTCTTTTCGCCAGAAAGCAACCCTCACTGTACATCAGAAAATACATACAGGGCAGAAATCCTATGAATGTCCtcagtgtgggaaagcctttagcaGGAAGTCATATCTCATTCATCATCAAAGAactcatacaggagagaaaccatacaagtgtaatgaatgtgggaagtGCTTCCGCCAGAAGACAAATCTCATTGTacatcagagaactcacacaggagagaagcctTATATTTGTAATGAGTGTGGTAAGTCCTTCAGTTATAAGAGAAACCTTATTGTCCATCAAAGAACTCACAAGGGAGAAAACATGGTAATGCAGTAATAAATGATGTGATTTCTTTGTGAAGCCTTTCTAAGTTATTGTAaaactttagtttttttaaaaagcatgcttAACATGtgaataaagtaattttaatcacaaatgtaataataattattaatttaatgtaCTATACCACATAACTATCTACTGTTTACTAGCATATGAAATGGATATGATCATTGATATTGAACTCTTATCAGCAATGAAGCTAATTTTTTACGTTTTCAAGTTCTCCTGctactcagtttattttttttaaattcttatataaTACATGCAGAAGCAAGATACAAAGTGGTTTCAGCATCAGTCTCCAtaagaggaaggaaattttgaagtATATTTCTCATTGCACTCTGCAGAATAAAAGGTAGTTGTTACTTCCCCAAATATTACCACTTCCCTGGCTTTTAACATGAATCGTTTTTGCATGtctttaaactttatatatattttatttatacattacaATTCTTTATGTCTTGTTTCACTCAGCATTTAAAGATTCATACATTATTGCATGTGGCAGTAgtgtattcattttcattctgtatACTCTTCCATCTTAAGAATATACTGCTATTTATCCTCTTGatggatatttgtattttttataattttgtgttgtaataaaaatactgctataaatattcttgtatatgtgtgtgtgtgtatttctgttgATTTTATATGAAGACTGGGATTACTCAGTCCCAGGGTATATGTAAAGTTTTTTCAGTTATGTTAGATACTGCCAAACATCTCTCAGACCTTTCTCAACGTGAGATGATTCAGTTTGGAGAGTAACAGCTCTGTAATTCAAGTGGAGAAAGGTCATTCAACTGGAGAAGTCCTActaaaaaaaatccttataatGTTATAATTGTGAGAAGGCTGTTAGTCATGAATATATGAGtgtaataaatgtagaaagatcTTAGCTGTGGCTTAAACCTTACACAAAATCAGAGAATTCATATTGGAGGGCATCCTACAGTTGTCATGATTATAGGGGTACTTTTAGCAATAGCTTATGTCTTATTCACCATCAAAATCTTTATACTAAAGAAAGGTTAAGAAGGAACATAGATGAATAAAATTTGGGAGTATAGGAGTCTATTCACTCTAATagaattatgagaaatatatataagtaAGCCTATATATAATATAAGTCTATATAAAGTAAGCCTTTTATACCTTGATTTATCTCAGAGGAAATGTGGGTCTCGAAAATCCCAAATGAAAAATCACTGGAGATTTTGACGTGTGAGAATTGGAAATCTAAGATAATACCATCTATAGCATCTTTTCTGTGAAAATAGTAAGCTCAACAGCAATTTGAACAGTGTTACTAAAGGCACTTCTTGAGGGGATTATTCATAACCAATATTTATTACATACATGAAGTTATTGTGTGTAATAAAAGTCAGTAGAAATTTAAATAAGCTGTTTTTCCCCCCAATTCAGTAGAACTGTAAACTGTATCTAAGTAGTAGGAAAATAATTGATAGTTCATGTATctgacatttaaaatgtacaacaggCCCTCTGGCCTATAGAAAGGGGCACCAACTGCCAGTGGATTGTAAATGGAAACATGCTTGTCATTCCTGGTCTTGCAGATGatttcagagcagaaaaagaatggTGGGTGATGAAGCAAATCAGACATGATAAAAATTTAGACTTGAAAGGGACATAAGATAAAAGATTAAATGCCTTGTCTGACTGGACAGAACTTTGTGAAATGTAGCCTTAACTAATAGTTATTATTTatgtttagagattttttttcttagagtgtAGGCAGGATGAACATATTAGAATAAAATAGCTACAACAATAAGATTACAGGATCTATATTCAGAGTTATGAGAACctagaaattatttcatttgaataaATCTGTGTTTGTAGATGAGTAAAAATATATGCTAACGATGATGACTAACAAAAGAACTGCACTCACAACCAAGGATTCAAGCCTACCTCTTTTTCCTGAGTATGTAGTGAGTTGGGAGCAAAACCCTCCACCAGCGAAAAGATTTTTCACTCACTGAAGGCTCTGATGATGGTtaccattttttagcaataaagtattttaaaattaaggtatgtacattgcttttttagacataatgctattgcacacttactaTAGACTACAGTAAGGCTctgatgatggttagcattttttagcaataaagtattttaaaattaaggtatgtacattgcttttttagacaatgctattgcacacttactatagactacagtatagtataaacatttATAGTATAAACATGACATACTGGGAAACCACAAAAtgcatgtgactcactttattgtgatatttgctttactgtggtggtctggaaccaaacccacaatatatatgtgtattatatatgtatattaaggCCACTTTATGAtggacaacatatagttggggtttttaaaaaattccaatttgACAATATCTTAATACTggttttaaaccatttacatttaatgtatatatacTGATATTGTTGGGCTTTAGCTCTAACATTTTTTCCTGTGTCTCCCCTctatttttaattcctctgtttccctttcttgctttctttttcatttgaatatattttattattccattttaatttatctatttagctttttactatttctttgtttattttctttagtggttCCTCTGGGGATtataatacacataatatatataattcacaATATACTTTGAGTTAACATTTTAGCACTGCATGTTGAATATGGAAACCTTACCACCATATTTGTCCCTTTAGCCT from Balaenoptera musculus isolate JJ_BM4_2016_0621 chromosome 19, mBalMus1.pri.v3, whole genome shotgun sequence includes:
- the ZNF567 gene encoding zinc finger protein 567 gives rise to the protein MAQGSVSFKDVTVDFSQEEWQHLDPAQKMLYMDVMLENYCHLVSVGCHMTKPDVILKLERGEEPWTSFTGHTCLEEKWKAEDFLVKFKEQQDKFSRSVVLINHKKLIKENSSAYEKTFTLSKNPINSKNLPPEYDTHGKIFKNVSELIISNLTPTRKRLSEHNGYGKLLLSTKPETAHSGVKSHNQHGRTVSHNEMIMQYHEIETPAQSFGYNDCEKSFLKKGGLITHNRAYRREKPSEYNKRRRTTNIEKKHICTECGKSFCRKSVLILHQGIHTEEKPYQCHQCGNSFRRKSYLIDHQRTHTGEKPFVCNECGKSFRLKTALTDHQRTHTGEKSYECPQCRNAFRLKSHLIRHQRTHTGEKPYECNDCGKSFRQKTTLSLHQRIHTGEKPYICKECGKSFHQKANLTVHQRTHTGEKPYICNECGKSFSQKTTLALHEKTHNEEKPYICNECGKSFRQKTTLVAHQRTHTGEKSYECPHCGKAFRMKSYLIDHHRTHTGEKPYECNECGKSFSQKTNLNLHQRIHTGEKPYICNECGKSFRQKATLTVHQKIHTGQKSYECPQCGKAFSRKSYLIHHQRTHTGEKPYKCNECGKCFRQKTNLIVHQRTHTGEKPYICNECGKSFSYKRNLIVHQRTHKGENMVMQ